Proteins from a genomic interval of Rosa chinensis cultivar Old Blush chromosome 2, RchiOBHm-V2, whole genome shotgun sequence:
- the LOC112190176 gene encoding geranyl diphosphate phosphohydrolase, whose product MGNETVVVAETSGSIKVAVVVCLLRGQNVLLGRRRSSLGDSTFSLPSGHLEFGESFEECAARELKEETDLDIGKIELLTVTNNLFLDEAKPSQYVAVFMRAVLADPRQEPQNIEPKFCDGWGWYEWDNLPKPLFWPLENVVQDGFNPFPT is encoded by the exons ATGGGAAACGAGACAGTAGTAGTGGCTGAAACTTCGGGGTCGATAAAAGTGGCGGTGGTAGTATGCCTGTTGAGAGGCCAAAACGTGCTCTTGGGACGGCGCCGCTCCTCTCTGGGAGATTCCACCTTTTCCCTTCCCAGTGGCCACCTCGAGTTTG GAGAGAGCTTTGAGGAGTGTGCAGCAAGGGAACTGAAGGAAGAAACTGATTTAGACATTGGCAAGATAGAATTGCTAACTGTGACCAACAACCTGTTTCTAGATGAAGCCAAACCATCGCAGTACGTGGCTGTTTTCATGAGGGCAGTGCTGGCAGATCCTCGTCAAGAGCCCCAGAATATTGAGCCAAAATTCTGTGATGGTTGGGGATGGTATGAGTGGGACAATCTTCCGAAGCCACTCTTTTGGCCTTTGGAGAACGTGGTTCAGGATGGATTTAACCCTTTTCCAACATGA
- the LOC112190349 gene encoding geranyl diphosphate phosphohydrolase — MGNETVVVAETSGSIKVAVVVCLLRGQNVLLGRRRSSLGDSTFSLPSGHLEFGESFEECAARELKEESDLDIGKIQLLTVTNNLFLDEAKPSQYVAVFMRAVLADPRQEPQNIEPKFCDGWGWYEWDNLPKPLFWPLENVVQDGFNPFPT; from the exons ATGGGAAACGAGACAGTAGTAGTGGCTGAAACTTCGGGGTCGATAAAAGTGGCGGTGGTAGTATGCCTGTTGAGAGGCCAAAATGTGCTCTTGGGACGGCGCCGCTCCTCTCTGGGAGATTCCACCTTTTCCCTTCCCAGTGGCCACCTCGAGTTTG GAGAGAGCTTTGAGGAGTGTGCAGCAAGGGAACTGAAGGAAGAAAGTGATTTAGACATTGGCAAGATACAATTGCTAACTGTGACCAACAACCTGTTCCTAGATGAAGCCAAACCATCGCAGTACGTGGCTGTTTTCATGAGGGCAGTGCTGGCAGATCCTCGTCAAGAGCCCCAGAATATTGAGCCAAAATTCTGTGACGGTTGGGGATGGTATGAGTGGGACAATCTTCCGAAGCCACTCTTTTGGCCTTTGGAGAACGTGGTTCAGGATGGATTTAACCCTTTTCCAACATGA
- the LOC112188131 gene encoding uncharacterized protein LOC112188131, with the protein MLSSSGDPTRDNMKRKGMSSTPQDETGAVDLITQAPGIERKRKRKESKTMDQNVERQKQQTAENSESLDKCITQEAGSRKKRKREKSNITGKRGKLRKKQPGGVVNDIEKSVESTDHISQLPESVIHHILSLIRCTKGAARTSVLSKRWRDVWTSFSVLTFDQRKFQKPEGVQDKSKNEMFKDFIDRSLQSQLEQNLGIRKFELHLTSYDQEMARGMEQWVGLATENNIKELGLHVHTRGNNVHNFPRNAFASDTLTRLRLQSCKLETSCAVKLPHLQKIYLRDCNVDEQRIQHIISSCPLIEDLRLIRCTGLKFLQISSLLKLDRVEVYHCRGLKKIEVKAAKLQTFWYCGKNRTSCKLILSGCESLKRLTIEDKKMTDNQFRELFFGLPLLEKLDLSKCLKLKNITIASHRLNRLVLRGCENLQGAEIDTPNLLSFEYQGDKMPFSFLNPISLKEAKLSFGSASAGQLKFDHNKDEPFWFKKLRDFLAKFDHNTGFKLIVRTNKNVIIYEDLRGISLPPVCGLKLEIIQSSVGTEELLNSSLQKWHPETLSVVSSSSSEFPKLVHEKIMESKKDPTCCTSNHSNNKCWRHSLKFGKKVNLKRAKGKSGWIAWLKLKSCPTDLYEITCFSLLNKKSEKH; encoded by the exons ATGCTCTCTTCTTCTGGGGACCCAACTCGAG ATAACATGAAGAGGAAAGGCATGTCTAGCACACCACAGGATGAAACCGGTGCTGTTGATTTGATTACACAAGCACCTGGAattgaaagaaagagaaagagaaaggaatCTAAAACCATGGACCAGAACGTTGAGCGACAAAAGCAGCAAACTGCCGAAAATTCAGAGAGCTTGGACAAATGCATTACACAAGAAGCTGGATCTCGAAAAAAacgaaagagagaaaaatctaATATTACTGGCAAGAGGGGGAAGCTTAGAAAGAAGCAACCTGGTGGAGTTGTAAATGACATTGAAAAAAGTGTTGAGTCCACTGATCATATCTCACAATTGCCTGAATCTGTCATTCATCACATCCTTTCTCTCATTCGTTGTACAAAAGGTGCTGCTCGGACCAGTGTGTTGTCCAAGAGGTGGAGGGATGTATGGACTTCTTTCTCTGTTTTGACATTTGATCAACGCAAGTTTCAGAAACCAGAGGGAGTTCAAGATAAGAGCAAGAATGAGATGTTTAAGGACTTTATTGATCGGTCTCTTCAGAGCCAACTTGAGCAAAATTTAGGTATACGTAAATTTGAGCTACATTTGACATCCTATGATCAAGAAATGGCGCGTGGTATGGAACAGTGGGTTGGACTTGCAACTGAAAATAACATAAAAGAGCTAGGTCTCCATGTTCACACAAGAGGAAATAATGTTCACAATTTTCCCAGGAATGCGTTTGCTTCAGACACACTAACTCGATTAAGGCTGCAGAGCTGTAAACTGGAAACTAGCTGCGCTGTAAAGCTTCCCCATCTGCAAAAGATATATTTGCGGGATTGTAATGTTGATGAACAGAGAATCCAGCATATTATTTCCAGCTGCCCTTTAATTGAGGATTTGAGACTCATACGTTGCACGGGGTTGAAGTTTCTGCAGATTTCAAGTCTCCTTAAGCTTGATAGGGTTGAAGTATACCACTGCCGCGGACtgaagaagattgaagttaaagCTGCAAAGCTTCAGACATTTTGGTATTGTGGGAAGAATCGCACGTCTTGCAAACTTATCTTGAGTGGTTGTGAGTCTCTGAAAAGATTGACAATAGAGGACAAAAAAATGACAGACAATCAGTTTCGTGAACTATTCTTTGGCCTTCCTCTCCTTGAGAAGCTGGACCTAAGTAAATGCCTCAAATTGAAAAATATTACAATTGCAAGTCATCGACTAAACAGATTAGTCTTGAGGGGTTGCGAGAATCTACAGGGAGCCGAGATTGATACTCCAAATCTTCTTTCATTCGAGTATCAAGGTGATAAAAtgcccttttcttttctgaatCCTATATCTTTGAAGGAGGCCAAGCTTTCTTTTGGGTCGGCTTCTGCTGGTCAGCTCAAATTCGATCACAATAAAGACGAGCCTTTTTGGTTTAAAAAGTTGCGGGATTTTCTTGCCAAGTTTGATCACAATACAGGCTTCAAACTGATTGTCCGCACTAATAAG AATGTTATCATCTACGAAGATCTAAGAGGAATTTCACTTCCTCCTGTTTGTGGTCTCAAACTTGAAATAATCCAGTCTTCCGTGGGTACTGAAGAACTATTAAACAGTTCATTGCAGAAATGGCACCCAGAGACCCTATCTGTAGTATCATCTTCTAGCAGTGAATTCCCCAAG TTGGTACATGAGAAGATCATGGAGAGTAAGAAGGATCCAACCTGCTGCACATCTAACCATTCAAACAATAAATGTTGGCGGCACTCTTTGAAGTTTGGCAAGAAAGTGAACTTGAAGCGGGCCAAAGGCAAGTCGGGCTGGATTGCTTGGTTGAAGTTGAAGTCTTGTCCAACTGACCTGTACGAGATTACTTGTTTTagtttattaaataaaaaatctgAGAAGCATTAG
- the LOC112188132 gene encoding jacalin-related lectin 19, whose translation MESGKDNASGKRKTIVLGPWGGNGGNVWDDGLYHGVREITLVYGHCIDSIVVVYDKNGKPVTSEKHGGLGGNRTAEIKLQYPDEFLVSVSGHYCPVVYGGSPVIRSLKFESNRRTFGTFGVEEGTPFTFTVDGGKIVGLKGRGGWYLDAIGFHVCHAPKGKLFRRVQKSFRRLASTVSKPLATKETEKTTAECRN comes from the exons ATG GAGAGTGGGAAGGACAATGCAAGTGGGAAGAGGAAGACCATAGTATTGGGACCATGGGGAGGCAATGGCGGAAACGTTTGGGATGATGGGCTCTATCATGGGGTGAGAGAAATCACTCTCGTCTATGGCCATTGCATCGACTCCATTGTTGTGGTGTATGATAAGAACGGTAAGCCGGTCACATCAGAAAAGCATGGTGGTCTTGGAGGCAATCGAACAGCCGAG ATCAAGCTGCAGTACCCCGATGAGTTCCTAGTGAGTGTGAGCGGACACTATTGTCCGGTGGTGTATGGTGGCAGCCCGGTGATCCGGTCACTCAAATTTGAGAGTAATAGGAGAACATTTGGAACATTTGGAGTTGAAGAAGGCACACCCTTTACTTTCACTGTGGATGGAGGCAAAATTGTTGGCTTAAAGGGAAGAGGTGGTTGGTACCTAGATGCAATTGGGTTTCACGTATGCCATGCTCCCAAAGGAAAGCTCTTTCGGAGAGTTCAGAAAAGTTTCAGAAGGCTTGCCAGCACGGTTTCAAAACCCCTGGCCACCAAAGAAACTGAAAAGACTACTGCTGAGTGTCGAAATTAA